One genomic region from Aerosakkonema funiforme FACHB-1375 encodes:
- a CDS encoding tetratricopeptide repeat protein, with product LPRSPTLPLPHSPTPPLRLYVADTMLGALVTSPRQRKAISHRQSSTRFLDAEKKVKVASRESFVGRRRQIQKCLRTLTQSADEVGVLIYGMGGLGKSTLAARLCDRIPNFETIVLVGKIDEAKLVKELTKCLDYNTTLREILQAQNETLEWKLRQVFRYLEVIEKSKPLLLVLDDFELNLSARDGGFIPSAEAAEILEALVSAIWDTQAPHRVIITSRYEFEFSWLRCFYKQPLDGMRGADWRKKCDRLDAFDDKSQVNGELQTKAKTLADGNPRLLEWMDKLLRDATSREAMNRAGVDRLSIEDVSEILSQLEGKKVDLREKVLAKALLDIMDGELREMLQLGLMFDLPVPPAALETIGAKIAKVKQHIERAIALGLLSVGTDDALRVPRILPLPLLEYEEVLYRQAAEVLYRFWWEEAQSATEEQRVEIHRLALLGKAEKIAVEMADKLTSRWNNQSRFREAVKTCQDTLDIVEDYRIFHNLANSEKQLGDVDRALVHYQQALDSCPPEEEQEKAAIIHNLANIYANRGDVEDAIAFYQQSLELEERIGNLQGKAATLHQLANIYANRGEVEDAIAFYQQSLELFEGIGNVQGKAATLHQMAGIYANRGDVEDAIAFYQQSLELEERIGNLQGKAITLAMMGQLLADELGDFDTALNYLQQSLEILQRLKSPDAETVRRIIARVQGMVGI from the coding sequence ACTCCCCCGCTCCCCCACTCTCCCACTCCCCCACTCTCCCACTCCCCCACTGCGCTTGTATGTGGCAGATACCATGCTGGGGGCGTTGGTAACTTCTCCGAGACAACGCAAAGCGATATCTCATCGTCAAAGTTCGACGCGATTTTTAGATGCGGAAAAGAAGGTTAAAGTCGCTTCTCGCGAGAGTTTTGTTGGGCGTCGCCGTCAGATTCAGAAGTGTTTGAGAACGCTGACTCAATCTGCTGACGAGGTAGGCGTGTTGATTTACGGGATGGGAGGATTGGGAAAAAGCACTTTGGCAGCGAGATTGTGCGATCGCATCCCCAATTTTGAGACGATTGTTTTGGTGGGGAAAATTGATGAGGCGAAGTTAGTCAAAGAACTGACGAAATGTTTGGATTACAATACCACATTGCGAGAAATTTTGCAAGCGCAAAATGAAACTTTGGAATGGAAATTGCGGCAAGTGTTTCGTTATCTGGAAGTTATTGAGAAATCGAAACCTTTGTTGTTGGTTTTAGATGATTTTGAATTGAATTTATCAGCGCGAGATGGTGGATTTATCCCCTCAGCAGAAGCAGCAGAAATATTAGAAGCGTTGGTAAGTGCGATTTGGGATACTCAAGCACCTCATCGCGTAATTATTACCAGTCGTTATGAGTTTGAATTTTCTTGGTTGCGATGTTTCTACAAGCAACCTTTGGATGGAATGCGGGGTGCAGATTGGCGGAAAAAATGCGATCGCCTCGATGCGTTTGATGACAAATCGCAGGTAAATGGGGAATTGCAAACAAAGGCGAAAACTCTGGCAGATGGCAATCCGCGTTTGTTGGAATGGATGGATAAGCTGTTGCGAGATGCGACGAGTAGAGAGGCGATGAATCGCGCAGGAGTGGATCGACTTTCGATTGAGGATGTTTCGGAAATTTTAAGTCAGTTGGAAGGGAAAAAAGTTGATTTGCGCGAGAAGGTTTTAGCTAAGGCGTTGCTGGATATAATGGATGGGGAGTTGCGGGAAATGTTGCAACTGGGATTGATGTTTGATTTGCCAGTACCGCCAGCAGCATTAGAAACCATTGGCGCGAAGATTGCCAAGGTGAAGCAGCATATCGAACGCGCTATTGCTTTAGGATTGTTGTCAGTTGGAACGGATGATGCTTTAAGAGTGCCGCGCATTTTGCCGTTGCCATTGTTGGAATATGAGGAAGTTTTATATCGGCAAGCGGCAGAGGTGTTGTATCGTTTTTGGTGGGAGGAGGCGCAATCTGCAACTGAGGAACAAAGGGTGGAGATTCATCGCTTGGCGTTGTTGGGTAAGGCAGAAAAGATTGCGGTGGAAATGGCAGATAAGTTGACAAGTCGATGGAATAATCAAAGTCGATTTCGGGAAGCTGTCAAGACTTGCCAAGATACTTTAGATATTGTGGAAGATTATCGCATTTTTCATAACTTAGCTAATTCTGAGAAACAATTGGGTGATGTGGATCGAGCTTTGGTACACTATCAACAAGCTTTAGACAGTTGTCCTCCTGAAGAAGAACAAGAAAAAGCTGCGATTATTCACAATCTGGCAAATATCTATGCCAATCGCGGGGATGTAGAGGATGCGATCGCATTTTATCAGCAATCTCTGGAATTAGAAGAACGGATTGGCAATCTTCAAGGTAAGGCGGCGACGTTGCACCAACTGGCAAATATCTATGCCAATCGCGGGGAAGTAGAGGATGCGATCGCATTTTATCAGCAATCTCTGGAATTATTTGAAGGGATTGGCAATGTTCAAGGTAAGGCGGCGACGTTGCACCAAATGGCTGGTATCTATGCCAATCGCGGGGATGTAGAGGATGCGATCGCATTTTATCAGCAATCTCTGGAATTAGAAGAACGGATTGGCAATCTTCAAGGTAAGGCGATAACTTTGGCAATGATGGGACAATTATTAGCAGATGAGTTAGGAGATTTTGACACAGCACTAAACTATTTACAGCAATCTCTGGAAATATTGCAGCGCCTCAAATCTCCCGACGCCGAAACAGTTCGGAGAATCATCGCCAGAGTGCAGGGGATGGTGGGAATTTAA
- a CDS encoding DUF2283 domain-containing protein — protein MKLQYYPETDSLYIDLSEKPSTDSEEIADGIVVDFDAERNIVGLDIQHASQHLAMENLETVSLPALNISIKT, from the coding sequence ATGAAACTACAATACTATCCAGAAACAGATTCTCTCTATATAGATTTAAGCGAAAAACCAAGTACTGATTCCGAAGAAATCGCCGATGGCATAGTAGTTGACTTTGACGCAGAACGAAACATCGTAGGTTTAGACATTCAGCACGCCAGTCAACATTTAGCAATGGAAAACTTAGAAACCGTATCTCTACCTGCATTGAATATTAGTATCAAAACTTGA
- the msrA gene encoding peptide-methionine (S)-S-oxide reductase MsrA, whose protein sequence is MGIFGFGKKLSLPTPEQALPGRGETMPVPAKHFVNGNPLKPPFPDGMQMAMFGLGCFWGAERKFWQLNGVYSTAVGYAAGITPNPTYQEVCTGMTGHNEVVLVVFDPKVVSYEELLKAFWESHDPTQGMRQGNDVGTQYRSGIYVYSDEQRKLAEASRDAYQKALKASNYGKITTEIIDAPEFYYAEGYHQQYLAKNPGGYCGLGGTKVCFPGMAETAVK, encoded by the coding sequence ATGGGCATATTCGGATTCGGTAAAAAACTGAGCCTACCCACACCAGAACAAGCATTGCCGGGACGTGGGGAAACCATGCCAGTACCCGCGAAACACTTCGTCAACGGCAATCCGCTCAAACCTCCTTTTCCCGACGGTATGCAAATGGCAATGTTCGGCTTGGGGTGTTTTTGGGGTGCAGAACGCAAATTCTGGCAGCTTAACGGAGTTTACAGCACCGCAGTCGGTTATGCAGCCGGGATCACACCCAACCCCACCTATCAAGAAGTATGTACGGGGATGACGGGACATAATGAAGTTGTTTTGGTTGTTTTTGACCCCAAAGTTGTCAGTTACGAAGAACTTTTGAAAGCTTTCTGGGAAAGTCACGACCCCACCCAAGGAATGCGTCAGGGTAACGATGTTGGCACTCAATACCGTTCCGGTATTTATGTTTACTCGGATGAGCAAAGAAAGTTAGCCGAAGCATCGCGAGACGCTTATCAAAAAGCGCTCAAGGCATCAAATTACGGTAAAATTACTACAGAGATAATTGATGCGCCTGAGTTTTATTACGCGGAAGGTTACCATCAGCAATATCTGGCTAAAAATCCGGGTGGGTATTGCGGTTTAGGCGGTACGAAGGTTTGTTTCCCCGGTATGGCGGAAACAGCGGTGAAGTAG
- a CDS encoding tetratricopeptide repeat protein produces the protein MVNRNAQQTQIEQAIAVLQQALEADDRRNDTEGKAEKLYQMAILKANQGKIDEAIRLYEQCQKLYDRLGDTEGVATILYQMATLKANKGEMKKAIALFEQSLKLAKSIGDVETQAETLHSLAMVKANQGQVKDAIAMCQESIQLKESINDIQGQATTLHQLAILIANQGEVENAIELFGESLALKESINDIQGQSSTLHCLAVIYAHHGQIETANDLYRQSLQLKAGIGDIEGQADTLHQLGELYQQMGRVEDAIELYRQSLQFREQSTNIEGKATTMGMLGQLLASQGDFFTALVYLQSTLEIFDRLKSPNAKTVREVIADVRRMQREEARD, from the coding sequence ATGGTCAACCGCAATGCCCAACAAACACAAATCGAGCAAGCGATCGCTGTTTTACAGCAAGCACTAGAAGCGGACGATCGCAGGAACGATACTGAAGGGAAGGCAGAGAAGTTGTATCAAATGGCAATTCTCAAAGCCAACCAAGGGAAAATCGATGAGGCGATCCGTCTTTACGAACAGTGCCAAAAACTATACGATCGACTCGGCGATACGGAAGGTGTAGCAACTATATTATACCAGATGGCGACGCTAAAAGCCAACAAGGGAGAAATGAAGAAAGCGATCGCTTTGTTCGAGCAATCTCTGAAATTGGCAAAAAGCATTGGCGATGTGGAAACACAAGCGGAAACGCTGCATTCTTTGGCAATGGTGAAGGCGAATCAAGGCCAAGTTAAAGATGCGATCGCTATGTGTCAGGAATCAATCCAGCTTAAAGAAAGTATAAATGATATCCAGGGTCAAGCGACGACGCTGCACCAGCTAGCAATCCTGATCGCAAATCAGGGAGAAGTTGAGAATGCGATCGAGCTATTTGGAGAGTCTCTGGCGCTCAAAGAAAGTATCAACGATATCCAGGGTCAAAGCTCCACATTACATTGTTTGGCAGTTATCTACGCCCATCACGGACAAATAGAAACAGCCAACGATTTATATCGGCAATCTCTACAACTAAAAGCAGGTATTGGCGATATCGAAGGTCAAGCGGACACATTGCACCAGTTAGGTGAATTATATCAACAAATGGGTAGAGTTGAGGATGCGATCGAACTATATCGACAATCCTTACAATTCCGAGAACAAAGCACTAATATTGAGGGCAAAGCTACCACAATGGGAATGCTAGGTCAACTGTTAGCATCCCAGGGCGATTTCTTCACAGCACTCGTTTATTTGCAGTCCACTTTGGAAATATTCGATCGCCTCAAATCTCCTAATGCCAAAACAGTTAGAGAAGTTATTGCTGATGTGCGCCGAATGCAACGGGAAGAGGCTAGGGACTAG
- a CDS encoding glycerophosphodiester phosphodiesterase, protein MMVGKTIATTSRPIIIAHRGASGWRPEHTLAGYELAIDLGADFIEPDLVSTQDGVLIARHENEISGTTDVADRPEFANRKTAKIIDGETVTGWFAEDFTISEIKTLRAKERLPFRSQSFNGLFSVPTLPEIIDLAKRKSGETGRTIGIYPETKHPTYFDSIGLSLEEPLIEILHNNGYNKADDPVFIQSFETTNLQQLDRLTDLPLIQLLSNTGKPYDLAVAGDPRTYQDLISPAELAKIAAYADGIGPDKRAIVPVDEHGRLLSPTSLIIDAHAVGLLVHPYTFRNEAQFLAPDYHNNPEAEYEQFFHLGVDGLFTDFTDTAVRVLQRIRGRG, encoded by the coding sequence ATGATGGTTGGTAAAACGATCGCAACAACATCGCGTCCGATAATTATTGCCCACCGAGGCGCAAGCGGTTGGCGTCCGGAACATACTTTAGCTGGGTATGAATTGGCGATCGATCTGGGGGCAGATTTCATCGAACCGGATTTAGTTTCTACTCAAGATGGCGTGTTAATTGCGCGTCACGAAAATGAAATATCCGGTACTACCGATGTAGCCGATCGCCCGGAATTTGCCAACCGCAAAACTGCTAAAATTATTGATGGCGAAACTGTCACTGGCTGGTTTGCTGAAGATTTTACCATATCTGAAATTAAGACGCTACGGGCTAAAGAACGTCTGCCGTTTCGATCGCAATCTTTCAACGGCTTATTTTCCGTCCCTACTCTGCCAGAAATTATCGATTTAGCTAAACGCAAAAGTGGGGAAACTGGACGGACGATCGGTATTTATCCAGAAACCAAACACCCGACATATTTTGATAGCATTGGTTTATCTTTAGAAGAACCTTTAATTGAAATTCTCCACAATAACGGCTACAATAAAGCAGACGATCCGGTTTTCATTCAATCATTTGAAACAACGAATCTCCAACAACTAGATCGATTGACGGATTTGCCGCTAATTCAGTTACTCAGCAATACCGGCAAGCCTTACGATCTCGCAGTTGCAGGCGATCCTCGTACTTATCAAGATTTAATTTCACCAGCTGAATTAGCCAAAATAGCCGCATATGCTGATGGTATTGGGCCAGATAAACGAGCGATCGTACCAGTGGACGAACACGGGAGATTGTTATCGCCTACATCTTTAATTATAGATGCTCATGCTGTCGGTTTGTTGGTGCATCCTTACACTTTTCGCAATGAAGCGCAGTTCTTAGCACCAGATTACCATAATAACCCAGAAGCCGAGTACGAGCAGTTTTTTCATCTCGGTGTAGATGGATTGTTTACTGATTTTACCGATACGGCTGTTCGCGTTTTACAACGCATTAGGGGAAGGGGCTAG
- a CDS encoding Rpn family recombination-promoting nuclease/putative transposase, whose amino-acid sequence MSMLNLIRHTKVYQEAYEEGRAEAIAEWIEKGKFQNKLQTIALLLKLGLSVQEVAARLQLEAETVRKVAENDGW is encoded by the coding sequence ATGTCAATGCTGAACCTCATCAGACATACCAAAGTTTATCAAGAAGCCTACGAAGAAGGTCGTGCTGAAGCTATTGCTGAATGGATTGAAAAGGGAAAATTCCAAAATAAATTACAAACGATCGCACTGCTACTGAAACTGGGATTAAGCGTTCAAGAAGTTGCAGCCCGCTTACAATTGGAGGCGGAAACTGTAAGAAAAGTGGCAGAAAATGATGGTTGGTAA
- a CDS encoding Rpn family recombination-promoting nuclease/putative transposase, whose product MKTDTIFYQLFKEFPNIFFELIGKPDANINAYEFIAPEIKQQSFRIDGLFATLEQFPTEPLYFVEIQSYKDEEFYERLFGEIFVYFRQYRPPNSDWYTIVIYERRSYETPVHPRYRTLVEKHLRCFYLDEIEAVSQDSLGIGILKLIVETPTNTTSRAKELINKATVELTDTIIQRQVLEFIETVVVYKFPNLGREEIEAMLGLNLLRQTRVYQEAREEGLAEGRQEGLAEGRQEGLAEGIEEGKLQTKLEMIPLLLDLGLSIQEVAVRLQLDEEAVRKVVENRS is encoded by the coding sequence GTGAAAACAGATACTATTTTTTATCAACTTTTTAAAGAATTTCCCAACATCTTCTTTGAACTGATCGGCAAACCTGACGCCAACATCAATGCCTACGAATTCATCGCCCCTGAAATCAAACAGCAGAGTTTCCGCATCGATGGTTTATTTGCTACTTTAGAACAGTTCCCGACAGAACCGCTTTACTTTGTCGAAATTCAATCTTATAAAGATGAAGAATTTTACGAACGGTTGTTTGGCGAAATCTTTGTTTACTTCCGCCAATATAGACCGCCTAATTCAGATTGGTATACTATAGTTATCTACGAACGCCGCAGTTACGAAACACCAGTGCATCCGCGCTATCGCACGTTAGTGGAAAAGCACCTGCGCTGCTTTTATTTAGACGAAATAGAAGCCGTTAGTCAGGACTCTTTGGGAATAGGTATCCTGAAATTAATTGTAGAGACTCCCACGAATACTACCAGCCGCGCTAAAGAACTAATTAACAAAGCTACTGTTGAATTGACAGATACCATTATCCAGCGGCAAGTGCTAGAATTTATTGAAACAGTTGTTGTCTATAAATTTCCCAATTTAGGTCGAGAGGAAATCGAAGCTATGCTAGGACTGAACCTACTCAGGCAAACCAGAGTGTATCAAGAAGCCCGCGAAGAAGGTCTTGCTGAAGGTCGTCAAGAAGGTCTTGCTGAAGGTCGTCAAGAAGGTCTTGCTGAAGGGATTGAAGAAGGAAAATTACAAACTAAATTAGAAATGATACCTCTGCTACTGGATCTAGGATTGAGTATTCAGGAAGTTGCAGTACGCTTGCAACTTGACGAGGAAGCTGTAAGAAAAGTGGTAGAAAATCGCTCTTAG
- a CDS encoding protein kinase domain-containing protein: MHQQSVATAAHCINPACPRPYPQSIGNNFCNICGSTLRLKNRYIPLERLGFGGFAAIYSVWDIKTQTEQVLKVLLETSPKALSLFEQEAMVLASLRHPGVPKVEPDSYFQVIVGDRQGQLLPCLVMEKIAGQTLADILKHHPQGCPEKWVVNWLNQAVQILRELHLRKIIHRDIKPSNLMLRHGTGQLVLIDFGGAKQIGPAHSNSQASSTRLFSPGYSPPEQIAGGVVGPSADFYALGLTCIQLLTGQYPPDMEDPKTGELRWRQYVKVSPGFAALLDDMVRSDVDRRPSNAREMIKRLRKISPGQITPNFAVGDLWKIIPKTLQICLNLLLAGLALIWKWTKWLSVNAYHLTIQLIKACFGTLLQMVSGGIGAGVGAGIGFWLADRSPHNFHIPGAIAQQLPSWVSNIAIAASKPQMILFAAAGLGTAWGLTQAKTLGQQQRRYLITGMMGVFGYAVGWLILQRVAPSGVIAPDDLVIMTAVAAFLLTLGLGLPSHDLVHAVFTAIGTASFFAGLVTLTVKILPVSALFGFSDAFFHTLNWTNFGFSIIFFSLLGIILGFWLGVSYYLFVPFLRLLGFR; the protein is encoded by the coding sequence GTGCATCAACAATCTGTTGCCACTGCTGCCCACTGCATCAATCCCGCTTGCCCGCGTCCCTATCCCCAGAGTATAGGGAATAATTTTTGCAACATTTGTGGCTCGACGCTGCGTCTTAAAAATCGCTACATTCCTCTAGAAAGACTGGGATTCGGCGGATTTGCGGCTATATATTCAGTCTGGGATATTAAGACGCAGACAGAGCAAGTGCTGAAGGTTTTGTTGGAAACTTCACCTAAAGCTTTGTCGCTGTTCGAGCAAGAAGCGATGGTGCTGGCGAGTCTGCGTCATCCAGGAGTACCGAAAGTAGAGCCAGATAGTTATTTTCAGGTTATCGTAGGCGATCGCCAAGGGCAGTTGCTACCTTGTCTGGTAATGGAAAAAATCGCCGGTCAGACATTGGCGGATATTCTCAAGCACCATCCCCAAGGTTGTCCGGAAAAGTGGGTGGTGAACTGGCTCAATCAGGCGGTGCAGATTTTGCGAGAATTGCACTTACGTAAAATTATCCATCGCGATATCAAACCGTCTAACCTGATGCTGCGCCACGGAACCGGACAATTGGTACTGATCGATTTTGGTGGCGCAAAACAAATAGGCCCCGCTCATAGCAATTCTCAAGCTAGTTCGACGCGATTATTTTCACCGGGATACAGTCCCCCAGAACAAATAGCTGGGGGTGTGGTGGGGCCAAGCGCCGATTTTTATGCACTCGGTTTAACTTGCATTCAGCTACTGACGGGTCAATATCCCCCGGATATGGAAGATCCGAAAACGGGGGAATTGCGCTGGCGTCAATACGTTAAAGTTAGTCCGGGCTTTGCTGCATTGCTGGATGATATGGTGCGATCGGATGTCGATCGACGACCTAGCAACGCCAGAGAAATGATCAAGCGTTTGCGGAAGATTTCTCCCGGACAAATCACACCAAATTTTGCGGTGGGGGATTTGTGGAAAATTATCCCCAAAACGCTCCAAATATGCCTGAATTTGCTATTAGCTGGGCTGGCACTAATTTGGAAATGGACTAAATGGCTGAGCGTTAACGCTTACCATCTGACTATCCAACTGATTAAAGCTTGTTTCGGTACGCTTTTGCAGATGGTCAGCGGGGGGATAGGTGCGGGTGTGGGTGCGGGAATTGGCTTTTGGTTAGCCGATCGCTCTCCCCATAATTTTCACATACCGGGTGCGATCGCACAACAATTACCTAGCTGGGTTTCTAATATAGCGATCGCAGCATCTAAACCGCAAATGATTTTATTCGCCGCCGCCGGTTTGGGAACAGCTTGGGGTTTGACACAAGCCAAAACTTTGGGTCAACAACAACGGCGCTATTTAATAACAGGAATGATGGGCGTTTTCGGTTATGCGGTTGGTTGGTTAATTTTGCAAAGAGTCGCGCCATCTGGAGTCATCGCACCCGACGATTTGGTAATCATGACGGCGGTTGCAGCTTTTCTATTGACTTTGGGATTGGGATTGCCCAGTCACGATCTTGTTCATGCTGTATTTACTGCGATCGGCACAGCTAGCTTCTTTGCAGGTTTGGTCACCCTCACGGTCAAAATTTTGCCCGTGTCTGCTCTTTTCGGTTTTTCTGATGCTTTTTTCCATACCCTCAATTGGACTAATTTCGGTTTCAGCATTATCTTTTTCAGTCTTTTGGGAATCATTCTCGGTTTCTGGTTAGGTGTGAGTTATTATCTTTTTGTACCTTTTCTGCGTCTGTTAGGTTTTCGTTGA
- a CDS encoding KGG domain-containing protein, whose translation MKLVVKTKRCVMAKKKDRDTSNRGFASMDDEKQREIASKGGKAAHEKGTAHEFSHEEAVEAGRKGGKVAHERGTAHEFSHEEAVEAGRKGGETVSEDREHMSEIGRKGGKS comes from the coding sequence ATGAAATTAGTTGTCAAGACAAAACGTTGTGTTATGGCTAAGAAAAAAGATCGAGATACAAGCAATCGTGGCTTCGCCTCTATGGATGACGAAAAACAGCGCGAAATAGCTAGTAAAGGAGGCAAAGCTGCTCATGAAAAGGGCACCGCTCATGAATTCTCTCATGAGGAAGCTGTAGAAGCCGGTCGCAAAGGTGGAAAAGTTGCTCATGAGAGAGGAACTGCACACGAATTCTCTCATGAAGAAGCTGTAGAAGCCGGTCGCAAAGGTGGCGAAACTGTCAGTGAAGACCGCGAACATATGTCGGAAATAGGCCGTAAGGGCGGTAAATCCTAA
- a CDS encoding peptide ligase PGM1-related protein — MEALPFSSGEQVNKFRFLQAQLRDRWQSIEQSENGDYDILVIPSLSMDRGELQKIEGFLYYEERLLFSLIRLRSPRARVIYVTSQPLPPIVIDYYLQLLPGIPFSHARDRLLVFSTYDSSTTPLTQKILERPRLLERIRESLRLEKSFMICFNSTTLERDLSLQLGVPLLAADPDLLYWGTKSGSRQIFAECNIPHPDGSELVLSAEDLAEAAAQLWERQPTLQRMVVKLNEGFSGEGNALLDLRPIQDVAPSCASHRERVAAISDRFPFLSFQAHNETWSHFSSRIPELGAIVEAFIEGEEKRSPSVQGRITPDGEVEILSTHDQILGGSGGQIYLGCYFPGDEYYRLQLQELGLRVGRNLAEKGALERYAVDFIAVRQPDEAGNAQWDLQAIEINLRKGGTTHPFMTLKFLTNGRYNTSTGLFYSQQGSPKYYIATDNLQKDRYRGLLPNDLMDIIAHHRLHFDTSTETGTIFHLMGCLSEFGKLGLTSIGNSSQQAKDIYNRVINVLDEETKSTAKTLTSVSSAAVN; from the coding sequence TCGGAAAATGGCGATTACGATATCTTGGTAATTCCCTCCCTCAGTATGGATCGGGGAGAACTTCAGAAAATTGAGGGCTTCCTTTACTACGAAGAACGGCTGCTATTTTCGTTAATTCGGCTGCGGAGCCCTCGCGCACGGGTAATTTATGTAACATCGCAGCCACTACCGCCAATAGTGATCGATTACTACCTGCAATTACTCCCCGGCATCCCATTTTCCCACGCTCGCGATCGCCTGCTAGTATTTTCCACCTACGATTCCTCTACCACACCCCTAACTCAAAAAATTTTAGAGCGTCCTCGTTTGCTCGAGCGCATTCGAGAGTCATTGCGCCTAGAGAAGTCGTTCATGATTTGCTTTAATTCGACGACTCTAGAACGAGATTTATCTTTGCAATTAGGCGTTCCCCTCCTAGCAGCAGATCCGGATTTACTTTACTGGGGGACAAAAAGCGGCAGTCGGCAAATATTTGCTGAGTGCAATATTCCCCACCCGGATGGTAGCGAACTTGTTTTGAGCGCGGAAGATTTAGCGGAAGCAGCCGCTCAATTGTGGGAGAGGCAACCAACTTTGCAGCGAATGGTTGTTAAGCTCAACGAAGGATTTTCTGGAGAAGGCAATGCGCTGTTAGACTTAAGACCTATTCAGGATGTCGCTCCCAGTTGTGCATCGCATCGAGAAAGAGTTGCGGCAATTAGCGATCGCTTCCCATTTCTTAGTTTTCAAGCTCATAACGAAACTTGGTCACACTTTTCCAGCCGCATACCAGAATTAGGCGCAATTGTAGAAGCTTTTATTGAAGGAGAAGAAAAACGCAGTCCCAGCGTTCAAGGTCGCATTACACCAGATGGAGAAGTGGAAATCCTCTCTACCCACGATCAAATTTTGGGCGGTTCTGGCGGTCAAATTTACCTGGGTTGCTATTTTCCTGGCGACGAATATTATCGCTTGCAATTGCAGGAATTGGGATTGCGAGTTGGTCGAAATCTGGCAGAAAAAGGAGCATTAGAACGCTACGCTGTCGATTTTATCGCCGTTCGTCAACCTGACGAAGCAGGTAACGCGCAGTGGGATTTGCAAGCAATTGAAATCAACCTGCGTAAAGGCGGCACCACCCATCCATTTATGACCCTCAAATTTTTAACTAACGGTCGCTACAATACTTCTACCGGATTGTTCTATAGCCAGCAGGGAAGTCCGAAATATTACATTGCTACCGACAACTTGCAAAAAGACCGTTATCGCGGTTTGCTGCCAAACGATTTGATGGATATCATTGCCCATCATCGACTGCATTTTGATACCAGTACAGAAACAGGTACAATATTTCATCTCATGGGTTGCCTGTCTGAATTCGGTAAATTGGGGTTAACCAGCATCGGTAATTCTTCCCAACAAGCTAAAGATATCTACAACAGGGTTATTAATGTGTTGGATGAAGAAACGAAATCAACAGCTAAAACTTTAACATCAGTTAGTAGTGCAGCAGTTAATTAA